TTTTTAATGGCATGTTGTGGCGGCATTGGTGGTGCTGGTGGCAATGGTGGCATTGCTGGTGCAGCAGGTGGTGCCGGTGGCAGGTCTGTGGGTTCAGCTGGCGCCGGTGGTGGTGGTGGCGGAGCTGGCATTGTGGTATCGGTCTGCAGGATGACAGCTGCGGTATCGATCAATATTTTATGTGAAATTACCTGGCGGCTGTTATTGGTAGTAACAACTTGTTCTTTTACAGTTTTTATTTTTTCTGCTGAATTTTTTTCTGAAGCCTTGACTTTTGCAGGGTTGAGCCATGCAATAGAGATGATACCTGTAGCGATGATAAGAACGGCCAGTAATCTTTGACTATAGTTGAGATTTTTAGTTTTCATTTCCATGATTCGTTTAATGCGATTAAACAGATGCTGTTTGTTGTCTGCAGCAGCCATGGCCAGTGAGTTGGAAGATAACCGGTATTCCTCCAGTGCTACCAGTGCGTGTGCGTAATGCAGGGGCTGTACTTTTCCTATCACCAGGTCATCGCAGCAGTGTTCGCGCTCCTGCCGGATTATCCTGGAAATAAGCCATACAAAGGGGTTAAAGAACAGGATGGTTTCAACAATAGATTGGAAGATATTCAACAGATAATCATTGCGTTTTATGTGTGCCAGTTCGTGGAGCAGAATAGCTTCCAGCTGTTCCGGCGTCAGGTTGTTGACCATTGCTACGGGCAACAATATCAAGGGCTTGAAGCAGCCCAGCATTACAGGTACCTGGATGTAACCGGATACCAGCAACTGAACCTTGCGGGGGATGCGCAGCGTAGCTGCAAGCTGTTGCAGTCGTGCTTCCCAGGCAGGATCAATTGATTCGGTTTTATGTGTGCGGATTTGTTGCAGTTGTGCCAGATCAGATATCAGTTTGATGGTCATCACACAAAAACCGACGGCATATAAGGCTACCAGTACGGGAAACCAATTTTCCACCCCTGGGATAACCCATTTAAGCTGGTCCTGACTCTTATATATTGTTTCAACGGGCTGGTCTGCGAAGTTGGGCGCCAGCTGCAGGTGGGCTGCTGCTGCTTCCATGGCTTCCCGGGCTGATTCGATGGCATGTAACTGCTGTAGCAGTGTGATGATGAACCAGGTAAAAATACTCATGAGCGAAACAGTCGCCAGGTTGTATTTTATTTTAGCGGAAGCCATTGGCCAGATGGCCAGTACCACACGCAGGCAGGCATATACGAATAGTGCCTGCCATGCAGAATGCAGGATGGTCCATCCAAATGCGCGTACCAGATCTCCGGTGAAAGGTAATAAGGTCATATGACAGGTATTATACTGTTACTTTTTTTGCTGTTCAATTTTAGATAAATAGGCACGGATCTGATCCAGCTCTTCTGTAGATGATTTATGGTGGCCAAGGGCCTGCATCACCAGCTGAGTAGCCGATCCGCCAAATACAGTATCTATCATTTTATTCAGCAGCTGTTGCTGGGTTTCTTCCTGTGAAACGGCAGCAGTATAGATATGTGTTTTGCTGCTGGCATCTCTGGATAATAACCCTTTCTCATACATGATCTGCATCAGCTTAAGGGTAGTAGTGTAACCTGCCTCTTTGGTTTCAGAAAGTTTTTCATGTACTTCCCGTACGGTGCTGGCGCCGCGGTCCCAAAGTATGCCGAGGATTTCCAGTTCGCTTTCTGTAGGCTTGTTTTGTTTCACTATATTTTATTTATGTTGTTCCAAATGTGATCGCTGTTGTGCCGGCAGCGCAGAAGCGCGAATTCCTGACTACCGGTGTACGCCCCTTTGACAGGATGTACGAATATCTTCGTAAACAAATGTACGATAGTTTTCGTAATTGCCAAATGTTTTTTGAAAAATGATCATTAAGGGGGATGAGTGGGCGGGAAACCCCCACTTTCCGTGGTTGCCGAAGGCGTCCACGGAAAGTGGGAATGATATCTTAATTATCTTTTTTAAACTGCATTTCCTGCCTCAACTGCCTGGTTGTCTTCTTACTACCATCGGCACTCCAGCCAGGGGCGCCAAAAATATAATACCAGACCTCTTTCACGGAGCGGGACTTTCCGAGATCCCGGAAAATATCTGTCCATTCATGGGTGGCAATACGTAAAGGGTTGAATGTGTGTATATTAGAGGTGAGTCCGTAATGTGGCCGTTCCAGCTCGGGCGTGAAAGTACCAAAAAGACGGTCCCAGATTATGAGTACGCCGCCATGGTTTTTGTCCAGGTAATCCAGGTCGGAGCCGTGGTGTACCCGGTGATGCGATGGGGTGTTAAATATAAATTCTACTGGCGCCCATAGTTTGTGAATCACTTCTGTATGTATCCAGAACTGGTAAATTAAGCTTACGGCCTGCATCGTCATGATCATAATGGGCGTGAAGCCGGCCAGTGGCATCCAGAGCCAGAAAATAAAGCTACCGGTCAGGTTGCCTGTCCAGGTCTGGCGCAGTGCCGTAGCCAGTGTATAGCTTTCTGAAGAGTGATGGATGACGTGGGAAGCCCAGAAATAGCGTACAGTGTGGCTGGTCCTATGGAACCAGTAATAGCTGAAATCATCTGCAAAAAAACATAAAATCCATACCCACCATACATAGTCGAGCGTAATGAACCTGAACTGGTACACTACTGTATAGGCGCCGAATATAAATGCTTTGGTAAATCCTCCGATGATGACATTGCCCAGTCCCATCGCTATGCTGCTGGCGGCGTCTTTGGGTTTATAAAGATCGCGGTGGTCAATGGTGGTGATGATTATTTCTGCTAAAATCAACAGCACAAAAGCAGGTATAGCGTATAAAATCAGATTAGGAGGCATGGGTGGAATTCTTTCTATCAATTTAACGATTTTCCGCTGAACTCCCATAAAAAAAGCGGCCGGCAAGAATGCCGGCCGCGGTAGTTGTTGAATGATAAGTGGATTTATTCAAAAATTATTTGATCGTTTTTTCCGCCCTGCTTACTGCAGATGTTCCAAACCATCCCAGCATCCGTACTTTACCATTGGTAATCGTGTTCTGCATGTTGGTAGGCACGTTTTCAAGTACTTTGGCAAAGAGACCGCCGGCATTTACCTGCTGATCTACCTGTGTCAGGAAATCGTAACTGCGTTTAGAGAGGGACGACAGGCGTACGATTACTTTTTCATTCAGCTGGAAAGGTTTGCTGTAATCAGTGATGCTTTGTGAAATCGGCAGAATGAAAGGGCCGCCATCGTTCAGGCCTGAATCATAGAGGCCATCGATAGAAAATGCATCTTCCAGCCGGCGGGTGGTATCATTTCTGTAGGACCTGATCCAGTAATAATCGGTGCCACCAGGAAGGTCTTTTGCAAAAAAGCGTGCATAGTAACCTTCTTTGTTGGAGTATGATTCTTCTTTCTTTTTAAACTCGTAGGTAATGGAATCAATTGGTGGTACACGGTTGAGCGAATCCAGGCCTTCCAGGATTTCTCCCTGATATTCCACATGCAGCTTGTAGACGTGTCCTACCACGCCAATTGGCTTGCTGCTGGCATTGTAGGTATAGGCGCCGTTGCTGAAGGTAAACGGATAGCTATCGCCGCTGGTGATGTCATGTACGATGATTTTTGCATCGCTGACAACCGGAGCCGGATCCTCGCTGGTATACGGTACCGACATGGTGATACGAATGGTTTGAATGCCTGTTTCAGTCGTGATCCAGGCATCGAGTACCGGGTATGATTTTCCTTTAGGAATGTTCAGGTTAATGGTATCTGTACAGGCTGTCAATCCTCCCAGCAAAGCCAGTGATATATAGCACAATAATTTTTTCATCAGATATATTTTTCTGCTGTTAGAATTTGAAGTTATAAGTAATGCCAGGGATGATGGAACCTATGATAGAGAGGCGTACGGCTTCTTTTTTATCCGGATCATCAGGGTTTTGTCTGAAGTAAACGGTGTAGGCATTTCTTCTTGCATAAACGTTATAGAGCGAGAATACCCATTCTCCTTTCCATCTGTGCAGTTGTTTGCCTTTCAGGGTGAGGGAGAGGTCCAGGCGGTTATATGGCGCGAGGCGATAGTTATTACGTTTGTCGGTGCTGTTGTAAGGAATATCCCAACCCTGGAATTCGAGGCGGTTATCTGCAAATGTAGCAGGGGTACCGGATGCAAATACGAAGTTACCGGATACAGATACACGTTTATTGACATTATGCGTTACTACCACATTCACGTTGTGTGTACGATCATAGCGGTTCAGGAACCATTCGTTCAGGCTGATGCCAGGTGTTTTACGTTCGGTGCGGGAGAGGGTATAGCTGATCCATCCGGTGGTATTACCGATATCTTTCTTGGCGTATAACTCCAATCCGTAGGCGCGGCCCTGTGAAGGCAGGAGGTCTGCTTCGATCTGAGGGTTCAGCTGCAGGTTGGCATTGTCGATGTAATCCAGCTGGTGATCGGTTGTTTTATAGAACACTTCTGCAGACAATTCATAACTATCATTAGGCGCATTGTAGAAATAACCGGCCGTATACTGGTTGGCCACCATTGGCTCAATATTGTTGGTACTAGGCGTCCAGATATCCAGCGGAGTAGGAGAAGCGGTGTTCGACAGCTGGTGCATGAACTGAGTGGTTCTGCTATAAGCTACTTTCACTGCGTTCTGATCGTTGAAGGCATAACGAACGCTGAGGCGTGGCTCCAGGTAAGGATAGGTTTTAATTACTTCACCTGAGCTGTAATCTTTTGTGCCGATCAGGCGTTTGCGTATACCTGGCGTGGTATCAGCATAAAGGTATTCTGTACCGCTTCCCAGCAATTGATAGGAAGACAGGCGCAGGCCATACTGGATACCGAATTTCTTACTTGGTTTATATTCATGATCGATATACAGCGCAGATTCCAGCGCGTGTTTATCAGGGATTTGTTTGACGTTGTGATCATCGCCTTCCTGGCCGGTACCGGTACCAGGTTTAAAGGTATAATACACTGCCTGTGCACCGAAATGAACCGTGCTTTTGGTATTCACATACCAGGTAAAGGAAGGTTTGAATCCGTAGTTGATAATATTGGATGTCCAGTCATATTTTTCCAGGGATTCACTTTCAGATTTTTTGCTGGTGTTGCTGAAAGAGAGGCTATAGTCATATTTACTGTAGTAGGTAGAGAGATTGAGGAATAATCTGCTGTTGAAAACGTGGTTCCAGCGCAGCGTTGCGGTGGCGTTACCCCAGTTCATATTAACATCTGATCCAAACCCGAAAACATCGCGTCCGAAGTAGCCACTCAGGAAGAGCTGATTATTGTCGTTGAATTTATAGTTGGCTTTTGCGGTAAGATCATAGAAGTTGAGTTTGGTATCTTTCATGTCACCTTTCATAAAAGGTTTCATGAGCACATCAATATAAGATCTTCTTGCAGCAACAATAAAAGAGGATTTATCCTGTACGATCGGTGCTTCTACAGCCAATCTGCTGAAAATATTTCCGATACC
The Chitinophaga sp. Cy-1792 genome window above contains:
- a CDS encoding TonB-dependent receptor, with translation MKTKAILLLAACCMILGIQLSSAQQAKYTISGYVKDKQNGETLIGISVGKPGTSLGTVTNQYGFYSLTLPAGDHELQFSYMGYTSFKTTVHLQKNTKLDISMEASSSQLNEVTIVGNKQEKAINSLNTSINRLDIQQMKKMPTFLGEVDVLRAIQTLPGVQTVGEGASGFNVRGGNSDENLILLDEAPVYNSTHMLGFFSVFNPDAVKSLNLIKGGFPAEYGGRTSSVLDIRMKDGNSQKLNVNGGIGNIFSRLAVEAPIVQDKSSFIVAARRSYIDVLMKPFMKGDMKDTKLNFYDLTAKANYKFNDNNQLFLSGYFGRDVFGFGSDVNMNWGNATATLRWNHVFNSRLFLNLSTYYSKYDYSLSFSNTSKKSESESLEKYDWTSNIINYGFKPSFTWYVNTKSTVHFGAQAVYYTFKPGTGTGQEGDDHNVKQIPDKHALESALYIDHEYKPSKKFGIQYGLRLSSYQLLGSGTEYLYADTTPGIRKRLIGTKDYSSGEVIKTYPYLEPRLSVRYAFNDQNAVKVAYSRTTQFMHQLSNTASPTPLDIWTPSTNNIEPMVANQYTAGYFYNAPNDSYELSAEVFYKTTDHQLDYIDNANLQLNPQIEADLLPSQGRAYGLELYAKKDIGNTTGWISYTLSRTERKTPGISLNEWFLNRYDRTHNVNVVVTHNVNKRVSVSGNFVFASGTPATFADNRLEFQGWDIPYNSTDKRNNYRLAPYNRLDLSLTLKGKQLHRWKGEWVFSLYNVYARRNAYTVYFRQNPDDPDKKEAVRLSIIGSIIPGITYNFKF
- a CDS encoding DUF4249 domain-containing protein, with the protein product MKKLLCYISLALLGGLTACTDTINLNIPKGKSYPVLDAWITTETGIQTIRITMSVPYTSEDPAPVVSDAKIIVHDITSGDSYPFTFSNGAYTYNASSKPIGVVGHVYKLHVEYQGEILEGLDSLNRVPPIDSITYEFKKKEESYSNKEGYYARFFAKDLPGGTDYYWIRSYRNDTTRRLEDAFSIDGLYDSGLNDGGPFILPISQSITDYSKPFQLNEKVIVRLSSLSKRSYDFLTQVDQQVNAGGLFAKVLENVPTNMQNTITNGKVRMLGWFGTSAVSRAEKTIK
- a CDS encoding M56 family metallopeptidase; this encodes MTLLPFTGDLVRAFGWTILHSAWQALFVYACLRVVLAIWPMASAKIKYNLATVSLMSIFTWFIITLLQQLHAIESAREAMEAAAAHLQLAPNFADQPVETIYKSQDQLKWVIPGVENWFPVLVALYAVGFCVMTIKLISDLAQLQQIRTHKTESIDPAWEARLQQLAATLRIPRKVQLLVSGYIQVPVMLGCFKPLILLPVAMVNNLTPEQLEAILLHELAHIKRNDYLLNIFQSIVETILFFNPFVWLISRIIRQEREHCCDDLVIGKVQPLHYAHALVALEEYRLSSNSLAMAAADNKQHLFNRIKRIMEMKTKNLNYSQRLLAVLIIATGIISIAWLNPAKVKASEKNSAEKIKTVKEQVVTTNNSRQVISHKILIDTAAVILQTDTTMPAPPPPPPAPAEPTDLPPAPPAAPAMPPLPPAPPMPPQHAIKNGHVITFNELSPEDQANVNKQIAEAKASVDRAMKQLKEVDMKQVMAQAQTAVNKVDWKKVEEDLVQSRREIKIAMENLNKDVINKNINVNIDSLNKVVQTQLRETRNYVRQYVDTAARAAERGMREAERGREQADRARAQADRAREQADRAREQADRTRASNDNRFHQLIAKLTADKLIDAKTGYSIIKKGDVLTINGEKQPAAVFQKYQPLMKEKNLTINGTTTSLNIDAQD
- a CDS encoding BlaI/MecI/CopY family transcriptional regulator, producing the protein MKQNKPTESELEILGILWDRGASTVREVHEKLSETKEAGYTTTLKLMQIMYEKGLLSRDASSKTHIYTAAVSQEETQQQLLNKMIDTVFGGSATQLVMQALGHHKSSTEELDQIRAYLSKIEQQKK
- a CDS encoding sterol desaturase family protein; the protein is MIERIPPMPPNLILYAIPAFVLLILAEIIITTIDHRDLYKPKDAASSIAMGLGNVIIGGFTKAFIFGAYTVVYQFRFITLDYVWWVWILCFFADDFSYYWFHRTSHTVRYFWASHVIHHSSESYTLATALRQTWTGNLTGSFIFWLWMPLAGFTPIMIMTMQAVSLIYQFWIHTEVIHKLWAPVEFIFNTPSHHRVHHGSDLDYLDKNHGGVLIIWDRLFGTFTPELERPHYGLTSNIHTFNPLRIATHEWTDIFRDLGKSRSVKEVWYYIFGAPGWSADGSKKTTRQLRQEMQFKKDN